The Myxococcus virescens region GTGCCGGAGCCCGAATTCGGCGGCTTCTATGCGGCGCGGGAGTCGGGGGCCTTCTCCCGCCATGGGCTCGAGGCGGAGATCCTCGGCGGCGGGGCCGGCGCCCCCGTGCCGCAGATGGTGGCCACCGGCAAGGTGGAGTTCGGCATCAGCGGCGCCGACGAGCTCCTCGTCGCGCGAGCCCGAGGCCTGGACGTGATTCCGCTGTTCGCGGTGTACCAGACATCTCCGCACGCCATCATGGCCCACGCCTCTCGCGGGGCGAAGAACATCGAAGACGTGCTGTCCTCGGGCACGGTGGCGCTGGAGCCGGGCCTCTCCTACGTGGCCTTCCTCAAGAAGAAGTACAGCTTCGACAAGGTGAAGGTGGTGCCCTACGACGGGGGCGTCGCGCGCTTCCTGGCGGACAAGGACTTCGCCCAGCAGTGCTTCGTCACCGCCGAGCCCATCGCCGCGAAGCGGCAGGGCGCCACGCCAACAGTGTTTCTGGTGGCCGAGGAGGGCTTCAACCCCTACCTCGCCGTGGTCATCACCCGGCGCCAGTACTGGAAGGAACAGCCCGAGCGGGTGAAGTCCTTCGTGGCGGCGGTGCGCGAGGGGTGGCGGACCTACCTGGACAACGCGGGGCCCACCAACGCGGTGATGGGAAAGCTGAACACGACGATGGACGCGGAGACGTTCGCGGAGGGGGCCGAGGCGCAGAAGCCGCTCATCGAGACGGAGGAGACGCGGGCGCGAGGACTGGGCACGATGAACCGCCAGCGGTGGGAGCAGTTGTCCCAGCAGCTCGTGGAGTTGGACCTCATCGAGAAGGCGCCCGCCGCGGACGAGTTCCTGCTGCCGGAGTTCACCGGCTCACGCGATTGAAGCGGCACGGAGACGTATCTGCCAAGAGCCGCTCATCCCTCTCGAATATCCTCCGGCCCGGTGACTCTCGAGGCGAAGATGGCGACGCTCAAGCGCCACGTCTTTGGCCGCAGGGCAGAGAAGCTGCCGACGGCGGCCGCCGAGGTGCGAGGGGCCGCGTCCGAGAATGAGTCGAAGGCGGCGCGGGACGAGTCAGCGAAGAAGAAGTGCGAGCAGAGGGCGGCCCGGAAGGCCGAGGAGGCCCCGGCGCGGGAGATTCGCCACGCCGTCCCAGTCGAGGAGCGCCACGGCCCTGCGTGCGACATCGAGGACTTGAGGCCGCTGTGCCGGGGCCGCACCAGCGAGGTGTACGAGTACATTCTTCCGCGCTTCGAGCGGCAGGTACACGTGCAGGAAGTCCTGGCGTGCGCGTGCAGCCGGGGCGTCGTCACCGCCCCGCCTCCGGCGAGGGTGGTGGACCGGGGCGAGTACGGCCCCGGCTTCCTGGCGCACGTGGTGACGTCGAATATCGCCGATGCCACGCCC contains the following coding sequences:
- a CDS encoding ABC transporter substrate-binding protein, whose amino-acid sequence is MSGRLLKLLGCAVLLVAAGACSRQKEEPKQGSQSATGASTAPPKADAPAKVRLALNWVPEPEFGGFYAARESGAFSRHGLEAEILGGGAGAPVPQMVATGKVEFGISGADELLVARARGLDVIPLFAVYQTSPHAIMAHASRGAKNIEDVLSSGTVALEPGLSYVAFLKKKYSFDKVKVVPYDGGVARFLADKDFAQQCFVTAEPIAAKRQGATPTVFLVAEEGFNPYLAVVITRRQYWKEQPERVKSFVAAVREGWRTYLDNAGPTNAVMGKLNTTMDAETFAEGAEAQKPLIETEETRARGLGTMNRQRWEQLSQQLVELDLIEKAPAADEFLLPEFTGSRD